In the Phenylobacterium soli genome, CTCGGCGGCTACGGCTACTTCAGCTGGGCGACCGCGGGCTATCTGGTGGGCGCGATCCTCGCCGGCGCCAGCGCCGGCCGGCTCTCGGAGCTGTTCGGCCTTCGCCGGGCGACCGCGCTCGCCGGCCTGGTGATGGTGGGCGGGTGCGTGATGAGCGCGCTGGCGCCGGAGGTCGGCCTGTTCCTCACCGGCCGCGTGATCCAGGGGCTCGGCTCAGGCTGGATCTCGGGGTTCGCCATGGTGGCGATCGCCCTCTTGTTCCCCGAGCGGCACCTGGCGCGGGTGTTCGCCAGCGTCTCCGGCGTCTGGGGCGTGGCGACCCTGATCGGGCCGCTGATCGGCGGCGTGTTCGCGGTGGGCGGCCACTGGCGCGAGTGCTTCTGGGTGTTCGCCGCCCACTCGCTGGCCTTCAGCCTTGCCGCGCCCTTCCTGCTCAAGGGCGAGCAGCGCGGCCCGAGGGGGCCCGGCATTCCGTGGATCCAGCTCCTCGTCCTGGCGGCGGGCGTCGGGGCCATCGCCGTGGCCGACATCACCCGCGGCGCGGCGGCCTCGCTTGGCCTCGTGGCGGTCGGTCTCGTGCTGCTCGCGGCGGTGCTCCGGATCGACGGCCGCGCCCGGGTGCGGCTGCTGCCCCATCGGGCCGGCGACCTCGCGACGACCTGCGGCGCCGGCTATGCGGCGATGTTCGCCCTGACCGCCGCCTCCATGGGTTTTGCGATCTACGCCCCGCCGATCCTCCAGACCCTGGCGGGCATGTCGCCGCTGTGGGCCGGCTATGTGATCGGCGCGGAGTCCCTGGCCTGGACGGCCGCGGCCTTCATGGTCGCCCACCAGACCGGCGCCTGGGACGCGCGCTGGGTCCGCATCGGCGCGCTGAGCGTGCCGACGAGCCTCGTCATCCTGGCCTGGGCGACGCCGCAGGTGGCGATGGTCTGGATCGTCCTCGGCGGCGCCTTGCTGGGCGCGGCCTTCGGCTGGTCGTGGAGCTTCATGGGCCGGCGGGTGATGGCGGCGCTTTCCGACGAGGACCGGGCGATCGGCTCCTCGGCGATCACGGCCGTGCGCCAGACCGGCGCGGCGGTGGGCGCGGCGATCTCCGGGGCGGCGGCGAACCTGGCCGGCTTCTCCGAGGGGCTCACCGACGCCACCGCCCGGGCGACCGGCGTCTGGATCTACCTGGCGGTCATCCCGCTGGGGCTCGCCGGCGTCTGGGCGGCGTTCCGGCTGACCGGCATCGCGGCGGCCGCCCCGAGGGGCTAGTCGGCCGCCGCGTGGGTCCCGCCCTGGCTGAGCGCCTTGCGGGTGAACCAGATGCCGGGGATCAGCAGGAAGATCAGGATCGAAGCCACCCGGAATATGTCGATGGTGGCCAGCAGATAGGCCTGGCCGACAGCCTGCTGGGTGACGGCGGCGAGCGCCTGCTGGGCGCTCATCCCGGCGGCCTGGAGCTTCTGCAGCGTGATGGCGAAGGTCGGCGACTGTGCGCCGATGACCTCGGCGAGCCGGGTCTGGTGGAGGGCCGCGGAGCGGTCCCAGGCGGTGGTGACGATCGAGGCCGCGAAGCTGCCGGCGATGATCCGGGCGAAGTTGTAGAGGCCCGAGGCGGCCGGCACCTGGGGGGCCGGGATGCCGTTCAGCGCCATGGTGATCATCGAGACGAAGAAGGTGGCCATGGCGACGCCCTGCACGAGCATGGGGATGACCAGGGCGTAGAAGTCCACGTCGCTCGTGAACCTGGAACGCAGGTAGTAGGAGAGGGCGAAGGCGGCGAGCGACAAGCTGGCGGTGAAGCGCGCGTCGATGCGGTTCATGATCGGCGCGGCCAGCGGCGTCAGCACCACCGCCACCACGCCGGACGGCGCGGCGACCAGGCCGGCCCAGGTGGCGATGTAGCCCATCCGCGTCTGCAGCCAGAGCGGCTGCAGGAGGTTGGTGCCGAAGAAGATCGCGAAGGCGAGGCACGAGACCGTCGTCGCCAGGACGAAGTTGCGCGACTTGAGCAGCGACAGGTCGACGATCGGGTGCTCCTCGTTGAGCTCCCAGATCAGCCACGCGGCGAAGCCGATGGCGGCGATGATCGCCTCGCCGACGATGACGGGCGAGTTGAACCAATCGGCGTCCTTGCCGGTGTCGAGCATGACCTGAAGCGCGCCGACCCAGACCAGCAGCAGCAGGAAGCCGGTGCGGTCGATGGGGTTCTTGCGGGTCGGGGTCTCGCGGCTGCGCATGTTGAGCCAGCAGACCACCGCGCAGATCACGCCCACCGGCAGGTTGATGAGGAAGATCCACGGCCAGGAGATGTTGTCCGAGATGTAGCCGCCGAGGATCGGCCCGCAGATCGGCGCGACCAGGGTGGTCAGCGACCAGATGGCGAGCGCGGTCCCCCGCTTCTGCGGCGGGAAAATCATGATCAGTAGGGCCTGGGAGCCGGGGATCATCGGCCCGGAGACCGCTCCCTGGAGGATCCGGAAGACGATCAGCGAGGGCAGGTTCCAGGACACCCCGCAGAGGAACGAGGCGATGGTGAACATCACCACCGAGCCGACGAAGGTCTTCACCACGCCGTAGCGGCCCATCAGCCAGCCGGTCAGCGGCACCGAGGCGCCGTTGGCCACGGCGAAGGCGGTGACCACCCAGGTGCCCTGGTCGGAACTGACGCCGAGGTTGCCGGCGATGGTCGGCAGCGAGACGTTGGCGATGGTGGTGTCGAGCACCTGCATGAAGGTGCCGAGCGCGAGGGCGATGGAGGTGATGGCGAGGGTCATCCCCGTCATCGGGGCGGGCCCGCCGCCACCGCCCGCTGTATCCTTGGCCATGGGAGGCTCCTGGGGGCGATGCGTCAGCGGGCGCCGGAGACGTCGATGGCGGCCTTCATGGAGAGGCCGACGCGCAGCGGGTGTTCGGCCAGCTCCTTCGGGTCGAGGGTGATCCGCACGGGCAGGCGCTGGACGACCTTGATCCAGTTGCCCGAGGCGTTCTGGGCCGGGATCAGCGAGAAGGCCGAGCCGGTGCCGCCGGAGAGGCCGGTGACCCGGCCATGGAACTTCACGCCGCGGCCGTAGAGGTCGGAGGTGAGCGTCACCGGCTGGCCGACGCGCACCTTCTCGAGCTGCACTTCCTTGAAGTTGGCGTCGACGTAGGCGGCGTAGACCGGAACCACGGCCATCAACGGGGTCCCGGCCTGGACCTCCTGGCCGACCTGGACGGATTTCTTGGAGACCACGCCGTCGAGCGGGGCGCGGATCACGGTGCGGGCGAGCGCCAGCCGGGCGGCGTCGAGCCTGGCGCGCGCGGCGGCCACCTCCGGGTTCTGCTCCAGCGGCGCGCCGGCGATCAGCACCTGGTTGGCCTCACGGGCGCCCTGGGCGGCGCGCAGATTGGCCTCTGCCTGGGCGACCTGGGCCTCGGCGGCGGCGAAGGCGTTCTTGGCCGTGGTCAGCTCCTCGCCCGAGACCGCGCCGGAGCCGGCGAGGTTCTGGCGTCGGGCGAGGTCGGTCCTGGCCATGGTCAGGTTGGCCTGGGCGCGCATGAGATCGGCCTGGCGGGCGCCGACCTGGCCGCCGAGGGCGGTGTCGTTGGCGGCGTAGCCCTTCACCTTCCGCTCCGCCTGGCCGAGCGCGGCCTCGGCCTGGGCGACGGCGATGCGGGCGTCGGCGTCGTCGAGCACCACCAGTGGCTGGCCGGCCTTTACGGTCTCGGTCTCGCGGACCAGGACCTTGGCGACGGGGCCGGGGATGAGCGGCGTCACCTGGGCCACCTCGGCGCCGACATAGGCGTTGTCGGTCTTCACCGTGCGCCCGGCGAAGAGGAGGGCGTAGGCGATCCAGAGGACCGCGCCCACGGCGACCGCGACGACGAGCCAGGTGAGGAGCTGGCGGCGGCGCGCGATCGAGGAGCGGACGGGCGGAGCGGCGGTGGCGGTGTCGGACATGGAAGCCTCGGCGGCTGAGGTCTTGATGGGAGTGTCGGGGGTCACGGAGCGGCGCGATAGCCGCCGCCGAGCGCGCGCACGAGGGCGACGTCGGCGGCGAAGGCGCGGCCCTGCAGCCGGGCGACGGCGCGCCGGCGGGAGAGCACGCCCTGCTCGGCGAGCAGGACCGAAGAGTAGGGGCTGAGCCCGCCCTGATAGCGCAGGCGGGCGACCTTGTAGGCGTCCTCGCTGGCGGCCAGGGCGGCGCGGCTGGTGTCGATCTGGGCGGCCACGGAGCGCTTGGAGGCCAGGGCGTCGGCCACCTGGTGGAAGGCCTCGGCGACCGCGGCGTCGTAGTTGGCCACGGCCGCGTCGCGATCGGCCTCGGCGCCGCGCAGGCCGGCGCGCAGCCGGCCGCCTTCGAAGACCGGCAGGGTCAGGGCCGGGCCGATGGAGCCGACGTCCGAGCCCGACTTGAAGAACTCGTTCAGCTTCAGCGACTGGTAGCCGACGAAGCCGACCAGGTTGACGTTCGGATAGAACGCCGCCTTGGCCTCGCGGATGCGGCTGGCGGCGGCCTCGGCGCGCCAGCGGGCGGCGGTCACGTCCGGCCGGCGGCCGACGAGCTCGGCCGCAAGCGAGGCGGGCAGGCCCAGGGTCACCGGCGGCGGCTCGGTCGGCCGGGGGATGGCGAGTCCGCGGTCGGGGCCGGCGCCGAGCAGGGCCGCCAGCCTGTGGCGGGTCAGGAGGATCTGCTCGTCGATGGCGGCGAGCTCGGCCTGAGAGGCCAGGGGCTCGGCTTCCGCCTGGCGCTGCGTGCCACGGGTGTCGAGCCCGTTGGCGACCCGGTTGCGGACCAGCTGGCTGGTCTCGTTCTGCAGGTCGATGGCGCGGGCGACCACGTCCCGGTCGGTGTAGAGCCGGCCGAACTCGGCGTAGGCGAGGGCGATGTTGCTGGCCAGCATCAGCCGGGCCTCGGCGGCCTCGGCCTCGGCGGCGCGGGCCTCGGAGGTGGCGGCGGCGACCGCCGCGCGGTTCTTGCCCCAGAAGTCGAGCTCCCAGGAGAAGTCGAGGGCGAGCTTGCCGTAGTCGTTGTAGCCCTGCGGCACGAACTCGGCGGGAATGCCGATGTTGTAGCTCTGCTTCATCTCCTTGGCGGAGGCTTCGGCGGAGACGGTGGGCAGCTCGGCTCCCCGGGCCTGGGCGGCGAGCGCCTCGGCGCGGCGCACCCGGGCGTTGGTGGCGGCGAGGGTGGGGGAGCCCTTCAGGGCCTCGTCGATGAGCTGGCTCAGCTGGGCGTCGTGGTATCCGGTCCACCAGGCGTCGATGGGCCAGTCGGCGGCCGGGGCGGCGAGGCTCTGGGACGCGGCGTAGCTCTCCGCCGGCTTGGCGATGCGGGCCGGGGCGGCTGGCGGCAGGGTCGCGCAGGCGGCGAGCGCCAGGCCCGAGAGGCCGGCGACGAGCGCGACCTTGGCCGAGCGGGTGCGGTTCGCGTCAGGAGGGGGGGCGGTCATCGTCGGGGCCTCCTTGCCAACCGTACTGTACGGTCATATTTCGGCCATATAAGGGACGGTTTGTCACAGTCAAGGCAACCGTACGGTACGGTCAGAAAAATAATGCAAGGTCGCCCGAAACTCGACAGGGACGCACGGCGCGAAGCCATACTGGACGTGGCCGAAGATGTCTTCGTGTCCGAGGGCTTCGCCGCGGCCTCGATGTCGGAGATCGCCGCCCGGCTCGGCGGCTCGAAGGGCACGCTCTACAACTACTTCAAGAGCAAGGAGGAGCTGTTCGAGGCCTATGTGCTTCGGCGCTGCATCCTCAACATGGACGGCATCTACGCCCTGCCGGGGGGCGGCGAAGGCGTCGCGGAGACCCTGACGCGGATAGGACGGGCCTATCTGCGCCGCGTGCTGTCGGACGAGAACCTCCGCCACTTCCGGCTGATCATCGCCGAGGCCGAGCGCTATCCCGAGATCGGCAAGGCCTTCTACGAGGCCGGGCCGGGACGCGGCTCGGAGCGCCTGGCGGACGAGATCCGCGCCTGGGTGAAAGCCGGCCTGCTCGAGGTCGACGACCCGCAGATGGCGGCGTTCCACTTCACCGGCCTGTGCCAGAACCGCTACATGAAGGCGCGGCTGTGCAACTACGTGCCCGAGCTCTCCGATGCGGAGATCGAGGCCGAGGTGGCGGCGGCGGTGAAGACCTTCCTGCGGGCCTACGGGCCGCGCGGCTAGGCGATCAGAGCTTGTCCAGGCCGTAGGCGGCGTGCAGGGCGCGCACCGCCAGCTCGGTGTAGGCCGCGTCGATCAGCACGCTGATCTTGATCTCCGAGGTGGAGATCACCTGGATGTTGACGCCCTTGTCCGCCAGCGCCTTGAACATCGACTGGGCGACGCCCGCGTGGCTGCGCATGCCGACGCCGATGACCGACACCTTGGCGACGTCCTCGTCGCAGGTGGCGCCCTCAAAGCCGATCTTGGCCTTGACCTTGTCGACGATCTCCATGGCGCGGGCCGCGTCGCGCTTGCCAACGGTGAACTCCATGTTGGCCGTGTCGGCCGAGCGCGCATGGCTCTGGACGATCATGTCGACGTTCACGTTGGCGTCGGCGAGGGCGCCGAAGATCTCGGACGAGACGCCCGGATGGTCGGGCAGGCCGAAGAGGCTGATCTTCGCCTCGTCGCGGCTGTAGGCGACGCCGCTCACGATCCGCTTTTCCACGATCTCCTCCTCGTCGCAGACGATGGTGCCCTGGCCAGGGGCTTCGCCCGGCTCGACAAAACTGGAAAGGACCCGCACCGGCACATGATAGGCCATGGCGAGCTCGACGGAGCGGGTCTGCAGGACCTTGGCCCCGAGCGAGGCCATCTCGAGCATCTCCTCGTAGGAGATCTTCTCGAGCTTGCGGGCCTTGGACTCGATGCGCGGGTCGGTGGTGTAGACCCCGTCCACGTCGGTGTAGATGTCGCAGCGCTCGGCCTTGAGGGCGGCCGCCACGGCCACGGCCGAGGTGTCCGAGCCGCCGCGGCCCAGGGTGGCGATGCGGCCGTCGCGGGTGACGCCCTGGAAGCCGGCGATCACCGCCACCTCGCCGCCGTCCATCGCCGCCCCGAGCTTCTCGGGCGGGATGCCGTCGATGCGCGCCTTGCCGTGCGCGTCGTCGGCGATGATCGGGATCTGCCAGCCGAGCCAGGACTTGGCCCGCACCCCCATGTTGCGCAGCGTCATGGAGAGCAGGCCGGCGGTCACCTGTTCGCCGGAGGCCACCACCACGTCGTATTCGTCGTCGGAGGGCTCGATGCCCTCGGCCGCCGCGCCGGCGCCGTCCGTCCAGGCGACCAGCTCGTTGGTCTTGCCGGCCATGGCCGAGACCACCACGGCCACCTTGTGACCCGCTTCCACCTCGGCGTTGACCAGCCGGGCGACGCGCCGGATGCGCTCCAGGTCGGCCACCGACGTGCCGCCGAATTTCATCACCAGCCGGGACATGAGGCTTTGGTTCTGGCCTGCGTTCTTAAAGAGTTGTGCGCCCGCGAAGGGCGGAGCCTTCTAGCGGCGCGTCGGCAGGGCTGCAACGGGTAGGACGTTTCGCGTTGGCGCGGCCGGCGCTATCTAGCGGGCATGACCTCCCCAGCCGAAGCCCGATCCAGCATCGATCCTGCCGAAGTCGAGCGGTTCTCGAAGATCGCGGCCGAGTGGTGGGACCCGCGCGGCAAGTTCGCGCCCCTGCACAAATTCAACCCTGTCCGGCTGAGCTTCATCCGCGACCAGGCGCTCTATCGTTTCGGCCGCGATCCGCAGGCCCGCCGGCCGTTCGAGGGCCTGCGGCTGCTCGACATCGGCTGCGGCGGCGGCCTGCTCTCCGAGCCCATGGCGAGGCTGGGCTTCCAGGTGGTCGGCGTCGACGCCTCGGCCCGCAACATCGGCACGGCCTCCACCCATGCGGCCGAGCAGGGCCTCGAGATCGACTATCGCTGCTCGACCGCCGAGGATCTCCTGGCCTCCGGCGAGCCGGCCTTCGACGTGATCCTCAACATGGAGGTGATCGAGCACGTGGCCGACCCGGCCGAGTTCGTGCGCACCTGCGCGCGGATGCTCAAGCCCGGCGGGCTGATGATCGTGGCGACGCTGAACCGGACGCTGAAGGCCTTCGCCCTCGCCAAGGTGGGCGCCGAATACGTGCTGCGCTGGCTGCCGGCCGGCACCCACACCTGGAACAAGTTCCTCAAGCCCGACGAGATCCGCGACTTCCTGGCCGGCGAGCCGGTGGTGGTCGACGGCCCGTTCGGCGTCGCCTTCGAGCCCCTGACCGGCCGCTGGCGCCAGAGCCACGACGTCGACGTGAACTACATGATGACCGTGGTGCGCGAGGGCGTCTGGGAAGCGCCCGCCAAGCCTAAGCCGCCGCGCAGGCGGGCGGCCAAGCCCGCGGGCTAGCCGGAGCCAAGCCGCGGCGTTCGGCGATGTTGCGCCGCAGCGCGGCCGGGGCTTAGGTGCGCGGCAACGAACGAGGTCTGCGGAGGAGGCGCCCATGCAAGGGCTGATGATGGACTGGCCGCTGACGCTGCCTTCGATCCTGGAGCATGCGGCGCTCTACCACCCGAACCAGCAGGTCGTGGCGCGCACCGTCGAAGGGCCGATCCACCGCTACGGCTACGCCGAGGCCCTGGAGCGGACCAAGCGTATCGCCCAGGCGCTCATCGACCTCGGCGTGAAGCCGGGCGATCGGGTGGCGACCCTGGCCTGGTCGACCCACCGCCACTTCGAGCTCTACTTCGCCGCCACCGGCATCGGGGCGGTGCTGCACACCATCAATCCGCGCCTGCATCCGGACCAGGTGGCGTGGGTCGCCAACCACGCCGAGGACACGATCCTCCTCTACGACATCAGCTTCGCCGACCTTGTGGCCGAGACCCACGACAGGATGGCGACGGTGAAGAGCTTCGTGGCGCTCACCGACCGGGCGCACTTCCCGGCCAACGCGCCGGACGGGACGCTGGTCTACGAGGAGCTGGTGGCGTCGACGGCGCCGATCCCCGCCTGGCCGGAGCTCGACGAGAAGACGGCCTGCGGCCTCTGCTACACCTCCGGCACAACGGGCAATCCGAAGGGCGTGCTCTATTCGCACCGCTCGACCGTGCTGCACGCCATGGCGCTCGGCCTGCCGGACAACTTCAACTTCTCGGCGGCGGACGTGATCCTGCCCTGCGCCCAGATGTACCACGCCAACGCCTGGGGCACGCCCTACGCCGCGCCGCTGGTGGGGGCCAAGCTGGTGCTGCCTGGCCGGGCGCTGGACGGCGCCTCGGTGGCCGAGCTGATCGAGTCTGAGAAGATCACCTTCGTGCTGGGCGTGCCGACCATCTGGGTGGGCGTGGCCGAGCACCTGGAGCAGGCGGGCAAGGCGCTGGACTGCGTGAAGACCATCGCCATCGGCGGCTCGGCTCCGACCGCGGCCCTGATCGAGCGGATAGAGGGGCGGCTGGGCGGCAAGGTGCACCAGATCTGGGGCATGACCGAGACGAGCCCGCTGGGCGTCATCAACAAGCCCCTGCCGCAGCACGCGGGCGAGCCGGCCGAGGTCGGCGCCGCGCGCAAGATCAAGCAGGGACGCGGCCTCTATGGGGTGGAGCTGCGGATCGTCGACGAGACGGGCCATCTCCTGCCGCGCGACGGCAAGAGCCCGGGCCGGCTGCAGGTCAAGGGGCCCTGGGTCGCGGCCGCCTATTTCAAGCACGACGGGCAGGCCTCCTTCACCGACGACGGCTGGTTCGACACCGGCGACATCGCGACCATCGACGAGGAGGGCTATCTGCGCCTGACCGACCGGGCGAAGGACGTCATCAAGTCCGGCGGCGAATGGATCTCGACCCTGGACCTGGAGGACGCGGTCTGTTCGCACCCGGCGGTCGCCATGGCCGCCGCCGTCGGCATGCCGCATCCGAAGTGGGATGAGCGGCCGCTGCTGCTGGTGACGCTGAAGGCCGGCCAGACCGCCGACCCGGAGGAGCTCAAGGCGCACGTGGCCGCGCGCGTCGCCAAGTGGTGGACGCCGGACGAGGTGCGCATCGTCGACGCCCTGCCGATCGGACCCACGGGCAAGGTGCTGAAGCGTGAACTTCGTGACCAGCTGACCACAGCGCCGGCGGTTCCGGCCGAATAGGTCGAACCCCGTCGAACCAGGGCTTGAAAAGCGCGTTTGCGACCTCAGGTGACATGACGTGAACCTGAGGAGTTGCTGACGTGCCGCGTAAACGGCCGAAGGGTGTGCTCGCGATGGGCTGGGCCTGCATCGAAGCGGCCGCCAGCGGACGCACCGAGCACAAGCCGCTCGCCCAAGACTATCCCGAAGACGTGGTGCGCCGGACCGCCTTCACGGCCGGCGGCGGCCATGGCTGGCGCATCTCGGCGCTGGAAACCCCACGGCCCGAGCCGGCGCCCTGGAAGATCGTGGTCATCACCGGCGCGCCGTCCTGGGCCGAGTACTGGGCCGAGACCCTGGCCGAGCTGCCCCCCGACCGGGAGATGATCGTCGTCGACCGGCCCGGCTATGGCGCGTCCGAGCCGCTGCATCCGGTGACCGACATCCGCGTCCAGGCCCAGGCCCTGTCGCCGGTGCTGAAGGCGGAGCGCGGCCAGAAGGTGCTGCTGGTCGGCCAGTCCTACGGCGCGGCGATCGCCACCCTGATGGCCGAGCTGAACCCCGGGAAGGTCGCGGGCCTCGTGCTGCTCTCCGGCTTCTTCGGGGAGCCTGGCCCCACCGCCAAGTGGCTGATGGACGTGGGCTCCAAGGCGCTGAAGGTGATCCCGCGCGACCTGCGCCATGCGGTGATCGAGGCGACCGGCCAGAAGGAGCAGCTCGTCCACGCCAAGCGGGCGCTGGCGCGGCTGAACATCCCGATCCACATGCTGCACGGCGACAAGGACGACTTCGCGCCCATCGAGGTGGCCGAGCGGCTGGCCGAGGAGACGGTGACCCGCCGTCCGATCCGCTTCGCGCGCGTTGACGGCGCCAACCACTTCCTGAACGACGGTCCGGCCAACGAGCTGATCGCGGCGCTGGAAGACTGTCTGCCGACCCGCAAGGCCTGGACCTTCCGCTGGCCGCAGATGCCGAAGCTCGCCCTGCCGCGAGCCGCCAACTTCTTCACCCCGGCCGCCGGCAGGATCGAAGCGCGGATCTAGCGGCGGCTAGACGAGGGTGCGGGTCACGACGCCCGTGGCCGCGGCGAAGCCCAGCACCACCAGCCACGGCGGCAGACGGGCGATCGCCAGGAACACCCAGGCCGCCGCCACCAGCGCCCAGTCCGCGGGCCGCTGCACAGTCGAGGTGAGCACGGGCTGCCAGAGTGCGGCGGCCAGTAGGCCGACCACCACGGCGTTGACTCCGGCGAGCGCGCCGCGCGCCTGCGGGTAGACCTTGAGGCGGTCCCAGAACGGCAGGACCCCGACGACCAGCAGGAGGCTAGGCAGGAAGATCGCCACGACGGCGGTGAGGCCGCCCAGCCAGCCGGCCGGCGCATAGGCCTGGGCGGCGCCGACGAAGCCGGCGAAGGAGAACAGCGGGCCCGGCAGCGCCTGGACGGCGCCGTAGCCGGCGAGGAAGACGTCCTGGTCCAGCCAGCCGCGGCCGACCACGTCGCGCTCGAGCAGCGGCAGCACCACATGGCCGCCGCCGAACACCAGGGCGCCGGTGCGGTAGAAGACGCTGGCCAGGCCCAGCAACGGCTGCTGCAGCAGGGT is a window encoding:
- a CDS encoding MFS transporter produces the protein MQAEVSEDRRPASWADLLSDGRLPRFALICLGVWLNAADSLVTATIMPSVGKELGGYGYFSWATAGYLVGAILAGASAGRLSELFGLRRATALAGLVMVGGCVMSALAPEVGLFLTGRVIQGLGSGWISGFAMVAIALLFPERHLARVFASVSGVWGVATLIGPLIGGVFAVGGHWRECFWVFAAHSLAFSLAAPFLLKGEQRGPRGPGIPWIQLLVLAAGVGAIAVADITRGAAASLGLVAVGLVLLAAVLRIDGRARVRLLPHRAGDLATTCGAGYAAMFALTAASMGFAIYAPPILQTLAGMSPLWAGYVIGAESLAWTAAAFMVAHQTGAWDARWVRIGALSVPTSLVILAWATPQVAMVWIVLGGALLGAAFGWSWSFMGRRVMAALSDEDRAIGSSAITAVRQTGAAVGAAISGAAANLAGFSEGLTDATARATGVWIYLAVIPLGLAGVWAAFRLTGIAAAAPRG
- a CDS encoding DHA2 family efflux MFS transporter permease subunit; this encodes MAKDTAGGGGGPAPMTGMTLAITSIALALGTFMQVLDTTIANVSLPTIAGNLGVSSDQGTWVVTAFAVANGASVPLTGWLMGRYGVVKTFVGSVVMFTIASFLCGVSWNLPSLIVFRILQGAVSGPMIPGSQALLIMIFPPQKRGTALAIWSLTTLVAPICGPILGGYISDNISWPWIFLINLPVGVICAVVCWLNMRSRETPTRKNPIDRTGFLLLLVWVGALQVMLDTGKDADWFNSPVIVGEAIIAAIGFAAWLIWELNEEHPIVDLSLLKSRNFVLATTVSCLAFAIFFGTNLLQPLWLQTRMGYIATWAGLVAAPSGVVAVVLTPLAAPIMNRIDARFTASLSLAAFALSYYLRSRFTSDVDFYALVIPMLVQGVAMATFFVSMITMALNGIPAPQVPAASGLYNFARIIAGSFAASIVTTAWDRSAALHQTRLAEVIGAQSPTFAITLQKLQAAGMSAQQALAAVTQQAVGQAYLLATIDIFRVASILIFLLIPGIWFTRKALSQGGTHAAAD
- a CDS encoding HlyD family secretion protein, producing the protein MSDTATAAPPVRSSIARRRQLLTWLVVAVAVGAVLWIAYALLFAGRTVKTDNAYVGAEVAQVTPLIPGPVAKVLVRETETVKAGQPLVVLDDADARIAVAQAEAALGQAERKVKGYAANDTALGGQVGARQADLMRAQANLTMARTDLARRQNLAGSGAVSGEELTTAKNAFAAAEAQVAQAEANLRAAQGAREANQVLIAGAPLEQNPEVAAARARLDAARLALARTVIRAPLDGVVSKKSVQVGQEVQAGTPLMAVVPVYAAYVDANFKEVQLEKVRVGQPVTLTSDLYGRGVKFHGRVTGLSGGTGSAFSLIPAQNASGNWIKVVQRLPVRITLDPKELAEHPLRVGLSMKAAIDVSGAR
- a CDS encoding efflux transporter outer membrane subunit — translated: MTAPPPDANRTRSAKVALVAGLSGLALAACATLPPAAPARIAKPAESYAASQSLAAPAADWPIDAWWTGYHDAQLSQLIDEALKGSPTLAATNARVRRAEALAAQARGAELPTVSAEASAKEMKQSYNIGIPAEFVPQGYNDYGKLALDFSWELDFWGKNRAAVAAATSEARAAEAEAAEARLMLASNIALAYAEFGRLYTDRDVVARAIDLQNETSQLVRNRVANGLDTRGTQRQAEAEPLASQAELAAIDEQILLTRHRLAALLGAGPDRGLAIPRPTEPPPVTLGLPASLAAELVGRRPDVTAARWRAEAAASRIREAKAAFYPNVNLVGFVGYQSLKLNEFFKSGSDVGSIGPALTLPVFEGGRLRAGLRGAEADRDAAVANYDAAVAEAFHQVADALASKRSVAAQIDTSRAALAASEDAYKVARLRYQGGLSPYSSVLLAEQGVLSRRRAVARLQGRAFAADVALVRALGGGYRAAP
- a CDS encoding TetR/AcrR family transcriptional regulator, coding for MAEDVFVSEGFAAASMSEIAARLGGSKGTLYNYFKSKEELFEAYVLRRCILNMDGIYALPGGGEGVAETLTRIGRAYLRRVLSDENLRHFRLIIAEAERYPEIGKAFYEAGPGRGSERLADEIRAWVKAGLLEVDDPQMAAFHFTGLCQNRYMKARLCNYVPELSDAEIEAEVAAAVKTFLRAYGPRG
- a CDS encoding aspartate kinase; the protein is MSRLVMKFGGTSVADLERIRRVARLVNAEVEAGHKVAVVVSAMAGKTNELVAWTDGAGAAAEGIEPSDDEYDVVVASGEQVTAGLLSMTLRNMGVRAKSWLGWQIPIIADDAHGKARIDGIPPEKLGAAMDGGEVAVIAGFQGVTRDGRIATLGRGGSDTSAVAVAAALKAERCDIYTDVDGVYTTDPRIESKARKLEKISYEEMLEMASLGAKVLQTRSVELAMAYHVPVRVLSSFVEPGEAPGQGTIVCDEEEIVEKRIVSGVAYSRDEAKISLFGLPDHPGVSSEIFGALADANVNVDMIVQSHARSADTANMEFTVGKRDAARAMEIVDKVKAKIGFEGATCDEDVAKVSVIGVGMRSHAGVAQSMFKALADKGVNIQVISTSEIKISVLIDAAYTELAVRALHAAYGLDKL
- the ubiG gene encoding bifunctional 2-polyprenyl-6-hydroxyphenol methylase/3-demethylubiquinol 3-O-methyltransferase UbiG; protein product: MTSPAEARSSIDPAEVERFSKIAAEWWDPRGKFAPLHKFNPVRLSFIRDQALYRFGRDPQARRPFEGLRLLDIGCGGGLLSEPMARLGFQVVGVDASARNIGTASTHAAEQGLEIDYRCSTAEDLLASGEPAFDVILNMEVIEHVADPAEFVRTCARMLKPGGLMIVATLNRTLKAFALAKVGAEYVLRWLPAGTHTWNKFLKPDEIRDFLAGEPVVVDGPFGVAFEPLTGRWRQSHDVDVNYMMTVVREGVWEAPAKPKPPRRRAAKPAG
- a CDS encoding long-chain fatty acid--CoA ligase: MQGLMMDWPLTLPSILEHAALYHPNQQVVARTVEGPIHRYGYAEALERTKRIAQALIDLGVKPGDRVATLAWSTHRHFELYFAATGIGAVLHTINPRLHPDQVAWVANHAEDTILLYDISFADLVAETHDRMATVKSFVALTDRAHFPANAPDGTLVYEELVASTAPIPAWPELDEKTACGLCYTSGTTGNPKGVLYSHRSTVLHAMALGLPDNFNFSAADVILPCAQMYHANAWGTPYAAPLVGAKLVLPGRALDGASVAELIESEKITFVLGVPTIWVGVAEHLEQAGKALDCVKTIAIGGSAPTAALIERIEGRLGGKVHQIWGMTETSPLGVINKPLPQHAGEPAEVGAARKIKQGRGLYGVELRIVDETGHLLPRDGKSPGRLQVKGPWVAAAYFKHDGQASFTDDGWFDTGDIATIDEEGYLRLTDRAKDVIKSGGEWISTLDLEDAVCSHPAVAMAAAVGMPHPKWDERPLLLVTLKAGQTADPEELKAHVAARVAKWWTPDEVRIVDALPIGPTGKVLKRELRDQLTTAPAVPAE
- a CDS encoding alpha/beta fold hydrolase, translated to MPRKRPKGVLAMGWACIEAAASGRTEHKPLAQDYPEDVVRRTAFTAGGGHGWRISALETPRPEPAPWKIVVITGAPSWAEYWAETLAELPPDREMIVVDRPGYGASEPLHPVTDIRVQAQALSPVLKAERGQKVLLVGQSYGAAIATLMAELNPGKVAGLVLLSGFFGEPGPTAKWLMDVGSKALKVIPRDLRHAVIEATGQKEQLVHAKRALARLNIPIHMLHGDKDDFAPIEVAERLAEETVTRRPIRFARVDGANHFLNDGPANELIAALEDCLPTRKAWTFRWPQMPKLALPRAANFFTPAAGRIEARI